From a region of the Rhodothermia bacterium genome:
- a CDS encoding DUF92 domain-containing protein, whose product MLNSGSEVWTDLPIFLSCLLFLLGLVSIGEWLNTRLNISAEVTRRLIHAFTGLFVVLSPMLFESPLWIYVLAFLFVVANFVAVQRKWFLGMHGISRKSWGTVTFPLALLFALLTSWSPDEGRIFAIQCTFLVLSFSDPLASWVGMGLYKPIPYQVAGAKKSVAGSVSFALSAFLLVLICLYLHGFHLTWGWDTILLTAFTTAITTTLAEALGRDGWDNFFMVVAALTVLVFINHHHGLAYYLAFSVLVGIGFAYAAWRLHFLDVSGAFAVALLGITVFGFGEWKWSLPGVTFFILSSLLSKWGKQRKALIEGKNEKSSLRDAGQVYANGGFAWAMLVCYIFFQQEVFYWAYVASFAAAAADTWGTEIGGYFQGKTWQLPTFRAALPGISGGISVAGSLGAFTGASVVWLSAAAFLGEASFLHGAAIVIGAGFAAMLFDSILGGTVQARYLDPSGVEVERRHTGELENRLISGYTWINNDRVNMANTFFGGILGGLCYLWLL is encoded by the coding sequence ATGCTTAATTCGGGTTCTGAAGTGTGGACGGATCTCCCGATCTTCCTCTCTTGTCTCTTGTTTTTATTGGGCTTAGTAAGTATAGGTGAATGGTTGAATACCCGTCTTAATATTTCTGCCGAGGTTACACGTCGCCTTATACATGCGTTTACAGGCTTGTTTGTTGTACTCTCGCCCATGCTTTTTGAAAGCCCGCTTTGGATTTATGTTTTAGCTTTTCTCTTTGTCGTTGCCAATTTTGTCGCTGTACAACGGAAATGGTTCTTGGGGATGCACGGTATTTCTAGAAAAAGTTGGGGGACTGTAACCTTTCCATTAGCCCTACTCTTCGCCCTTCTGACGAGTTGGAGTCCAGACGAGGGGCGGATTTTCGCGATTCAGTGTACGTTTTTAGTCCTTTCCTTTTCCGATCCACTTGCTTCTTGGGTGGGTATGGGTCTTTATAAACCTATTCCATACCAAGTTGCCGGAGCCAAGAAGTCGGTAGCCGGTTCTGTCTCCTTTGCATTGTCTGCTTTTTTATTGGTGCTGATTTGCCTGTACCTGCATGGTTTTCACCTAACGTGGGGTTGGGACACCATTTTGCTGACCGCTTTTACGACGGCAATCACGACAACGCTCGCAGAGGCATTAGGTCGAGACGGTTGGGACAATTTCTTTATGGTTGTGGCGGCTCTTACGGTCTTGGTATTTATCAACCATCATCATGGATTGGCCTATTATCTGGCTTTTTCGGTTTTGGTGGGTATTGGGTTTGCGTATGCTGCTTGGCGCTTACATTTTCTGGACGTTTCTGGCGCTTTCGCCGTAGCTTTATTGGGGATTACGGTTTTTGGGTTTGGGGAATGGAAGTGGAGTTTACCGGGCGTGACGTTCTTCATCCTTTCCAGTTTGTTGTCTAAATGGGGCAAACAACGGAAAGCACTCATCGAAGGGAAGAATGAGAAAAGTTCGCTTCGAGATGCGGGACAAGTTTATGCGAATGGTGGTTTTGCATGGGCCATGTTGGTTTGCTATATTTTCTTTCAGCAAGAGGTTTTCTATTGGGCTTATGTGGCCTCTTTTGCCGCCGCCGCTGCAGACACTTGGGGGACAGAAATTGGGGGATACTTTCAAGGGAAAACCTGGCAACTCCCCACCTTTAGGGCGGCTTTACCGGGCATTTCAGGGGGCATCTCTGTTGCCGGAAGCTTAGGCGCTTTTACTGGGGCAAGTGTGGTTTGGCTTTCCGCCGCCGCTTTCCTGGGTGAAGCAAGTTTTTTACATGGTGCTGCGATTGTCATTGGTGCAGGCTTTGCCGCCATGCTGTTCGATAGTATTTTGGGCGGAACGGTGCAGGCAAGGTATCTCGATCCATCCGGCGTTGAAGTGGAAAGACGACATACAGGCGAATTGGAAAATCGGCTTATCAGTGGCTATACTTGGATCAATAATGACCGTGTAAATATGGCCAATACTTTTTTTGGTGGAATACTTGGTGGTCTATGCTATCTTTGGCTGCTTTAA
- a CDS encoding substrate-binding domain-containing protein, giving the protein MKRVIWILLLMPFVFLGCTKKEEGVVLDTMTSGKVKIVVDESYKPIFDTQLDVFHSDYPAAKITPIYLPEAEMMNKFLASDSLHVAVVSRELTAQEKQYFEKIKVVPIITKVAKDAIALVVHPSMGEVSLTVSQLKDIFSGKIRSWSGVGAKGGDIKVVFDNPNSSSARYISEQFTGGGKLPDNIFATKQTSDVLNYVAENVGVLGVIGVNWISDLDDPTNPSFSKKIEVVAVAKSEGEEYFKPYQAYIARKDYPLTREVSVISREGRSGLGKGFSFFVASDKGQRIILKSGLVPATAPLRLIKAKNESPY; this is encoded by the coding sequence ATGAAACGAGTTATTTGGATACTACTTTTGATGCCCTTTGTCTTCCTCGGTTGTACAAAGAAAGAGGAAGGTGTGGTTTTAGACACCATGACAAGTGGTAAAGTCAAAATTGTGGTGGATGAATCCTATAAACCTATTTTTGATACCCAGTTGGATGTCTTTCACTCGGATTATCCTGCTGCAAAAATCACCCCAATTTACCTCCCTGAAGCCGAGATGATGAACAAGTTTCTTGCGAGTGATTCGCTCCATGTTGCTGTTGTCTCTCGTGAACTAACGGCACAAGAAAAACAATACTTTGAGAAAATAAAAGTAGTACCCATCATCACCAAAGTTGCCAAAGATGCCATTGCACTTGTGGTTCATCCCTCGATGGGAGAGGTAAGCCTGACCGTTTCGCAATTAAAAGATATTTTCTCCGGAAAAATCCGTTCTTGGAGTGGCGTGGGCGCAAAAGGTGGCGACATAAAGGTGGTCTTTGATAACCCCAACTCCAGTTCAGCTCGGTATATCTCCGAACAGTTCACGGGAGGTGGAAAACTGCCAGACAATATTTTTGCCACGAAACAGACCTCAGATGTCTTAAATTATGTCGCAGAGAATGTGGGCGTGTTGGGCGTTATTGGGGTAAATTGGATTAGTGATTTGGATGACCCGACCAACCCTTCTTTCTCTAAAAAAATTGAAGTTGTTGCAGTAGCCAAATCGGAAGGCGAGGAGTATTTTAAGCCCTACCAAGCCTACATTGCGCGTAAAGACTACCCGTTAACGCGGGAAGTTTCGGTCATTAGTCGTGAAGGCCGGAGTGGATTGGGAAAAGGTTTCTCCTTTTTTGTGGCTTCAGATAAAGGACAGCGCATCATTCTAAAGTCTGGTTTGGTTCCTGCCACAGCTCCTCTGCGGCTTATTAAAGCCAAAAATGAATCCCCTTATTAA
- a CDS encoding tetratricopeptide repeat protein, protein MDNIKAFTKSLLTFLVFWLAVHPVAAQSLSEAEKLLSYDRTEEAITMLKSLGQASPADVPTNFALGKALLNNGDRDGAIAVFQQLASGAPNTAGQLLGAAQILILNGNAAGAKANLDKTARLAKKDAVLMRIIGESLLLGDKPDPTFALTFLEKARSMAKTDPAVYKAMADAYDGQNNAGKAVTQWEYVMQYAPNDPIPHYEVGKIWQRAKNSDMAIASYTKASALDPKFINPLRRIRDLYYDNNQWAGTLEVSEKIVATGYADFEDWRPYVEASYFSRNWDTLVRILPGVIEKYPDENYLWRLLGYAQFEKSNYQAALDAMNTFFPKQDPEKILVSDYDYTAKIYERLGADSTAATYYEKVVEMEPETRKDLNGAIASIYFKKRKWDKAGHYFLRKIQTSPEVKDQDVLLLGYCYFYEQKYPQADSTFGKVAEMRPDLPAAPYWQGYTKQIQEDNHNRANKLTDEMEGFKIGAAKASFDKFIELAQADPTKYKSQFTRAYRYLISYYGVQKDLDNTKAYINKYLAEIDPNNAFYKELLGNLNQYGFQTTVQVPKTPTTSKTPAGGKNTSKTNGKGK, encoded by the coding sequence ATGGACAACATCAAAGCGTTCACAAAAAGCCTTCTAACCTTTCTTGTATTTTGGCTGGCCGTTCATCCGGTAGCGGCACAGTCGTTAAGCGAAGCCGAAAAGTTGCTGAGCTACGACCGTACCGAGGAGGCCATCACCATGCTGAAGTCTTTGGGTCAGGCATCCCCCGCTGATGTCCCGACGAACTTCGCTTTAGGAAAAGCCTTGTTGAACAATGGTGATCGCGATGGTGCAATTGCCGTATTCCAACAACTGGCTTCTGGCGCACCCAACACGGCTGGTCAATTACTTGGCGCAGCTCAAATTCTAATCTTGAATGGCAATGCCGCTGGAGCCAAAGCCAACTTAGATAAAACTGCACGCTTGGCAAAAAAAGATGCTGTATTGATGCGCATTATTGGGGAGTCTTTGCTTTTGGGAGACAAACCAGACCCCACTTTTGCACTGACCTTCTTGGAAAAAGCACGAAGCATGGCCAAAACCGATCCAGCGGTGTATAAGGCGATGGCGGATGCTTATGATGGCCAAAACAACGCTGGGAAGGCCGTTACGCAATGGGAATATGTTATGCAATATGCCCCCAACGACCCTATCCCGCACTATGAAGTGGGCAAAATCTGGCAAAGAGCGAAAAACAGCGATATGGCCATTGCTTCCTACACCAAAGCCAGTGCTTTAGACCCAAAGTTCATTAATCCCTTGCGCCGTATCCGAGACTTGTATTATGACAACAACCAATGGGCCGGAACTTTGGAAGTTTCTGAAAAAATTGTTGCTACAGGTTATGCAGACTTTGAAGACTGGCGCCCCTATGTAGAAGCGTCCTATTTCTCGCGTAATTGGGACACCTTGGTTCGGATTCTGCCGGGGGTTATTGAAAAATATCCCGATGAAAATTACCTCTGGCGTTTGTTGGGCTATGCACAATTTGAAAAGAGCAACTACCAAGCCGCATTGGATGCCATGAACACCTTTTTCCCAAAACAAGACCCTGAAAAAATTCTTGTTTCGGACTATGACTATACCGCTAAGATTTACGAAAGACTTGGGGCCGACTCTACCGCTGCTACCTACTACGAAAAAGTAGTAGAAATGGAACCAGAGACCAGAAAAGACCTCAATGGAGCCATTGCCAGTATCTATTTCAAAAAAAGAAAATGGGACAAAGCAGGGCATTACTTCTTGCGGAAGATTCAAACCTCGCCTGAAGTAAAAGACCAAGATGTGCTCTTATTGGGTTATTGCTATTTCTATGAGCAAAAATATCCTCAAGCAGATAGCACCTTCGGTAAAGTTGCAGAAATGCGCCCAGACTTGCCCGCAGCACCTTATTGGCAAGGTTATACCAAACAAATCCAAGAGGATAACCATAACCGTGCTAATAAACTAACCGATGAGATGGAAGGCTTTAAAATTGGGGCGGCCAAGGCTTCGTTTGATAAATTCATCGAATTGGCACAGGCCGACCCGACAAAGTACAAGTCGCAATTTACCCGCGCTTATCGGTACTTGATCTCGTACTACGGGGTCCAGAAGGACTTGGACAATACAAAGGCATACATCAATAAGTATCTCGCGGAAATTGATCCGAACAATGCCTTCTACAAAGAACTTCTGGGCAACCTAAACCAATACGGCTTCCAAACAACCGTTCAAGTTCCCAAAACGCCAACAACATCCAAAACCCCAGCAGGTGGGAAAAATACTTCAAAAACCAATGGCAAAGGCAAATAA
- a CDS encoding zinc ribbon domain-containing protein — protein sequence MPIYEYRREDGTTFEVKQSITEPALETCPETGQTVKRIINGSGLIFKGSGFYLTDYARTGSKNEVTASPSSE from the coding sequence ATGCCGATTTATGAGTATCGCAGGGAGGATGGGACAACCTTTGAGGTAAAACAATCCATCACGGAGCCGGCGCTCGAAACGTGTCCGGAAACAGGGCAGACCGTGAAAAGAATCATTAATGGCTCTGGTCTGATCTTTAAAGGGAGTGGGTTTTATCTTACCGATTATGCCCGTACAGGAAGCAAAAACGAAGTGACCGCAAGCCCCTCCAGCGAATGA
- a CDS encoding VWA domain-containing protein, with amino-acid sequence MKKPFLKCLFFILLSLPIGIQAQIAIESNDAPMSRSAMNKPDAAWRPYEVKSIVVNTQLRDQVAETQVTQTIHNPSGRVMEVELLFPLPDGGSVQSFTLMVNGKEMPGRLLPREEARGIYEEIVRRKKDPALMEYAGYGLYKTSIFPIPAGEDRTITLKFTQLCAKEKGIVSFVYPFGTQKFSGGRIGKVAFKGRIISTEPLKTIYSPTDQLHIERSSNREAIVSFEETHVRRERDFKLTYTAEAGEVGATVLSFRPDDRQDGYFMLLATPDVKTDRSRKVLPKTVLFVLDRSGSMEGKKLEQAKEALKFVLNNLREGDYFNIVDYDDGIRTWKPALHPYNADNRREALRYTEAIESGGGTNIHSALEKAMEQIRDNKRPNYVLFLTDGLPTAGNTNEMQIAENTRRKNQHQARVFAFGVGEDVNARLLDRLVSGNGGRSEYVSLDDNLETKIASFYAGITAPLLTNIKVDMNNTDVNRAYPSTLPDLFEGGQIVWVGRYDKSGKTRVSITGKVGDETKTFRFEAELARASDGAEHSYVEKLWATRRIGTIIDQIDLNGRSEELVSELVSLSKKHGILTPYTSFLADEGVDFRATSANMQRAYSATEDLNETSGAYANAQRSAKQDMMNQSVVTGNKPLAKRSPISPSSSNRGAGAAPIVPKDEETQQETLQQVGTKTFFLRNGTWIESEITVEEEKTATVIKMMTDEYFTFARNQTPEVNRYLNLDRTTIVKIGNQVYRIER; translated from the coding sequence ATGAAAAAACCTTTTCTAAAGTGCTTGTTTTTCATCCTCTTGTCGCTACCAATAGGCATACAAGCACAAATTGCCATTGAAAGCAATGATGCGCCAATGTCGCGGTCGGCGATGAACAAGCCAGACGCCGCTTGGCGTCCATACGAAGTTAAGTCTATCGTCGTCAATACCCAATTACGGGATCAAGTCGCCGAAACACAGGTCACTCAAACCATCCACAACCCAAGTGGACGGGTGATGGAGGTAGAGCTGCTGTTTCCATTGCCGGACGGCGGGTCGGTACAAAGTTTCACGTTGATGGTTAATGGAAAAGAGATGCCCGGACGTTTATTGCCAAGGGAAGAAGCGCGGGGGATTTATGAGGAAATTGTCCGTCGTAAAAAAGACCCCGCCTTGATGGAGTATGCGGGCTACGGCTTGTATAAAACCAGTATTTTCCCCATTCCGGCGGGCGAAGATCGGACGATAACCCTAAAATTTACCCAGCTTTGTGCAAAGGAAAAAGGCATTGTCTCGTTTGTTTATCCATTTGGCACACAGAAATTTTCCGGAGGCCGGATTGGGAAAGTCGCCTTTAAAGGGCGGATCATCTCCACAGAACCACTTAAAACCATTTATAGCCCCACCGATCAACTCCACATAGAACGCTCCTCCAACCGTGAGGCCATTGTATCGTTCGAGGAAACCCATGTCCGCCGTGAACGCGACTTTAAGTTGACCTATACCGCCGAAGCTGGCGAAGTGGGGGCAACCGTATTAAGTTTCCGGCCAGATGATCGTCAGGATGGTTACTTTATGCTCCTTGCCACACCAGACGTCAAAACCGATCGTAGCCGGAAAGTTTTGCCCAAAACGGTCTTGTTTGTCTTAGACCGATCTGGCTCGATGGAGGGCAAAAAATTAGAACAAGCCAAAGAAGCCTTGAAATTTGTCCTGAATAACCTACGAGAGGGTGATTATTTTAACATTGTAGATTATGACGATGGTATCCGAACGTGGAAGCCTGCCCTTCATCCTTATAACGCCGATAACCGCCGCGAAGCCTTGCGTTATACCGAGGCCATCGAGTCGGGAGGGGGAACCAATATCCACAGCGCTCTGGAAAAGGCAATGGAGCAAATTCGGGACAACAAACGGCCTAATTATGTATTGTTCTTGACCGACGGCTTACCCACGGCCGGCAATACGAATGAGATGCAAATTGCCGAAAATACCCGCCGCAAGAACCAGCATCAGGCAAGGGTTTTTGCTTTTGGCGTGGGTGAAGATGTGAATGCACGGCTTTTAGACCGATTGGTAAGCGGAAATGGTGGACGTAGCGAATACGTGAGCCTCGACGATAATTTAGAGACCAAAATCGCCTCGTTCTATGCCGGAATAACGGCTCCGTTGCTCACCAATATTAAAGTGGACATGAACAATACGGACGTCAATCGGGCATATCCCAGTACCTTGCCTGACTTGTTTGAAGGTGGTCAGATTGTTTGGGTGGGGCGCTACGATAAATCTGGTAAGACACGGGTTAGCATTACTGGAAAAGTGGGGGACGAGACCAAAACATTCCGTTTTGAGGCCGAACTTGCCCGTGCATCGGATGGAGCCGAGCATAGTTATGTGGAAAAACTCTGGGCAACCCGCCGTATCGGAACCATTATTGATCAGATTGACCTGAATGGCCGTAGTGAAGAATTAGTGAGCGAATTGGTGAGCCTGTCTAAAAAACATGGCATTTTAACCCCTTATACCAGTTTCTTAGCCGATGAAGGGGTGGATTTCCGCGCGACGTCGGCGAATATGCAACGTGCCTATTCCGCCACCGAAGATCTTAACGAAACCTCTGGGGCTTATGCAAATGCGCAGCGTTCTGCCAAGCAAGACATGATGAACCAATCGGTGGTGACGGGCAATAAACCATTGGCCAAACGCAGTCCTATATCACCCTCATCTTCAAACCGAGGCGCTGGGGCTGCTCCCATAGTCCCCAAAGACGAAGAGACGCAACAAGAAACCTTGCAACAAGTGGGAACCAAAACGTTCTTCCTCCGCAATGGAACATGGATAGAATCCGAAATTACGGTAGAGGAAGAAAAAACGGCGACGGTGATAAAGATGATGACCGATGAGTATTTCACGTTTGCCCGAAACCAGACGCCAGAGGTCAATCGTTACCTAAACTTAGACCGAACAACCATCGTGAAGATTGGAAATCAGGTGTATCGGATAGAGCGATAA
- a CDS encoding MFS transporter, translating to MHQNDRVFNRLTIVAALGYFVDLYDMALYNLVKKESLMALGFVGQALTDAEISLFSWQNAGMLFGGLLWGIAGDKRGRLTVLFGSIFLYSLANIANAFVTDYYTYALCRLLAGIGLAGELGAGITLVSESLTKEKRGYGTMLVVGFGLLGGVTAAFCSRFLDWQTNYLVGGSMGLVLLLLRMGTFEPSMFLRTKMTTVDRGNFFMLLRQPRLAKYLWCITIGLPIWFCSGILIAFADRLALGSGVMGAITIANSAVFYNFGVSSGDFLSGWLSQVFKSRKRVIFGFQLGLLGIIFAYLLWPGLPQWAFYLFTWLIGLGAGYWAVFVTNAAEQFGTNIRSTVSNTVPNFVRGALVPMGWAFAFLYPKLGMTYAALVIGVAVSLLAMFATFQIEETFGKDLDYVEE from the coding sequence ATGCACCAAAACGATCGCGTTTTTAACCGTCTGACCATTGTTGCGGCCTTGGGCTATTTTGTGGATCTCTACGACATGGCCTTGTATAACCTCGTCAAAAAAGAAAGCCTAATGGCCTTGGGCTTTGTAGGTCAGGCACTTACTGATGCCGAAATTTCGCTGTTTAGTTGGCAAAATGCGGGGATGCTCTTTGGTGGGCTTTTGTGGGGAATTGCGGGCGATAAACGTGGGCGACTTACGGTACTGTTTGGTTCCATTTTTTTGTATTCCTTAGCCAATATTGCCAATGCTTTTGTTACCGATTATTACACCTATGCGCTTTGTCGCTTGTTGGCCGGCATAGGCTTGGCGGGCGAACTGGGCGCTGGTATTACCTTGGTCTCGGAGTCTCTTACGAAAGAAAAAAGGGGATACGGAACCATGTTGGTAGTGGGCTTTGGTTTGCTTGGTGGGGTAACAGCCGCATTTTGTTCACGCTTTTTAGACTGGCAGACCAATTACCTTGTGGGCGGAAGTATGGGCCTGGTTTTGCTTTTGCTACGTATGGGTACTTTCGAGCCGAGCATGTTTTTAAGAACCAAAATGACTACCGTAGATCGTGGCAATTTCTTTATGCTTCTGCGGCAACCCCGTCTGGCTAAATACCTTTGGTGTATTACCATTGGCTTACCCATTTGGTTTTGCTCCGGTATTCTCATTGCTTTTGCCGATAGGTTGGCATTAGGAAGTGGGGTTATGGGTGCAATTACCATTGCAAACTCGGCTGTTTTTTATAATTTCGGGGTTTCCTCTGGCGATTTTTTAAGTGGTTGGCTAAGTCAGGTGTTTAAGTCTCGAAAACGGGTTATCTTCGGTTTTCAGTTAGGTTTACTTGGCATTATTTTTGCATACCTACTTTGGCCCGGTCTCCCGCAATGGGCTTTCTACTTGTTTACATGGCTTATCGGACTGGGAGCAGGTTATTGGGCGGTTTTTGTAACCAATGCTGCCGAGCAATTCGGGACGAATATCCGTTCAACGGTATCCAACACGGTTCCCAATTTTGTACGGGGCGCTTTGGTTCCTATGGGCTGGGCATTTGCCTTTTTATATCCCAAACTTGGCATGACCTATGCCGCCTTGGTGATTGGCGTGGCGGTGAGTCTTTTGGCCATGTTTGCTACGTTCCAAATAGAAGAAACCTTTGGCAAAGACTTGGACTATGTGGAAGAGTAG